In Desulfoferula mesophila, the genomic window CTATACCTCTCGTTTGCGCTCTCGCCAAAGCGCCCAGAAAATAAGGAGCACGGTGACTCCCAGGGCTCCCGGCCCGACGATTTCGCCGTGGCGCAGGTAAAACGTATCCTCGTTCATAAGTGGCAGATCGGCGCTGGCCACCGCGGGGGTGAACAGGCCGGTGGCCTTTATGATCTCACCGCTGGGCAGCACGAAACCCGAGACGCCGGTGTTGGCCGCCCGGGCGCAGGCCAGCCGGTTTTCCACGGCCCGGAAGCGCAGATGGGCCATGTGCTCATAGGGCGCGCTGGTGCGCCCGAACCAGGCGTCGTTGGTCTGGTTCACCAGCAACCGAGCCCCGGCCAGGCGCATGTCCCGAGCCAGCTCGGGGAATATGGATTCATAACAAATCAGGGGCCCCAGCGCCACCGGCCCCATGTTCAGGACCTTGCCCGGCCGGCCCACCGCGAAATCGTCGCCGATCTGGGCCACGGCCCGCACGAAAAACAGTATCTGGCTCCAAGGCACGTATTCGCCAAAGGGCACCAGGTGCACCTTGTCGTAATACTCCGCCGCGTCCCCCGTGGGCTTCACCAGCCAGGCGCGGTTACTCACCTTGTACTTACCGTCCACCTCCACCGCGCCCAACGAGCCCAGCATGATGTAGGCGTCCAGCTGGTTGGCCAGCTCCAAAACCGGCTGGCTGGGCCGGGCGTCGCGCATGAAATAAAAAGGCGCGGCCGACTCGGGCCAGACCACCAGCCAGGGCCGCCTTTTCTCCGTGGCCGCCGCGCGCTGGGTGGCCTTTACGTGGCGCTCGATCACCACCGGGCGCAACGCGCGCTGCCAGAGCATGGGCAGGGACACGTCGCCCTGCACCACGCTAACCGCCAGGGTGGGTGCGGCCTGGGAAGCGGCGCGCACCTGGGTCAGGCGCGCCTGGCCCCACCACCAGCCGCCCGCCACCAAAACCAGGGCCGCCGCCAGGGCCGAGCCCTGCCGCCAGGCCGGCGCGGCCTCACGGGGAAAAACGACCGCCTCGGCCACCAGGGCGTTGACCAGCACCACCAACAGGCACAGCCCGTTGGTGCTCCACAGCTCGGCGCTCTGCATCAGGGGCAGGCTGCCGTCCAGGCCCATGGCCAGAGGCAGCCAGGGCACCCCGGTGACGGCCCAGGAGCGCACCCACTCCAGGCCGGCCCAGACCAGGGGGGCCGCCAGCAGGGGCCTGATGCCCTCCCGGTTCAGGAAGCTCACCACGCAGCAGAAGATGCCCAGGTAGCAGCCCAGATAAAAGGCGAAAAAGAAAAGGGCGACCCCGGCCAGGGCCCAATTGAGGCCGCCATATTGGGTCATGACCACCAGGATCCAATACATGAGCCCGGCGAAAAGGGCCATGCCGCCCAGCCATCCGGCGATCAGGGCGCGGCGGGGGCTCAGGCGCCGGGCCAGCAGGATGAAGGGAGCCACCCCCAACAGACAAAGGGGCCACCAGTTCAGGGGTGGAAAGGCCAGGGCCAAGAGCCCCCCCGCCAAAAAGGCCGTGAGGGCGGCGCCCCAACCGGGGCGCCAACTGGCGAGAAGGGGCACTTGGATTCAGTCTCCGTGATTGGGCGAGGCGGGCTGGGAGCCGCTGAAAATCTGAACCTCGGTGACACGGCGCTCGTCGGCCCCCACCACGACCATACGCAGGGGGCCGTAGGTTACTTCTTCCTGGGCGCGGGGCACCCGGCCCAGCAGGGTGGTGATAAAACCGCCCACGGTCTCGAAGCGCCCCTCGGGCAGCTCCTCGGGTAGCTCCATGTCCAGGTACTCGGCCAGCTTCTCCACCTCCAGGCGGGCGTCCACCAGTATGGAGCTGTCGGCCTGCTCCATTATCTGCGGCTCTTCCTGGTCGTACTCGTCGATGATCTCGCCGACGATCTCTTCCAGCACGTCCTCGATGGTGACGATGCCGGCGGTGCCGCCGTATTCGTCCACCACGATGGCCAGGTGCGCCCGCTTGCGCTTGAAGTCGCTGAACAGCTGGTCCACCGGCTTGGACTCCGGGACAAAGAAGGGAGGCCTGCACATGGCGGTCACATCCACGTCCCGGCCGTTCTTGCCCCAATGGGGCAAGAGATCCTTGGCATGTACCACTCCCACGATGTTGTCCAGGTCCTCGCCGGTGATGGGCAGGCGCGAGTGGCCCGACTCCACGATCACCTGCACCACCTCCTCCAGGCTGGCCGTGCTGGACACGGTGGCCATTTCGGTGCGCGGCACCATGATCTGACCGGTGGTAGTTTCGTCCAGGTCCAGGACCGCCTCGATCATGCGGCCCTCATTGGCGGTGATGAGGCCCTTGGCCTCGCCTTCATCCACCAACCCGTGAATCTCGCGCTCCAGATCCTCGGAGGTGTTGGTTGGGGTCACCCCCAAAGCAAGTTTTACTCGCTGGAGAAGGCTTCGTCGCGGCTCGGGTTCCACCTTTTTCCATCCAGGCAAAGATGCCGTAGTGATCCACTGCGGATTGAAATAAATTTAACGCATCCAGACCCATGGGGTCAAAATTTTTTATCCCGCCAGCAAGGAGTACCCGCCCTGGGGCAACAGGCCTATCTCGCGGCCGCGGGCCAAGAGCTCTTCCACCGCGGCCAAGCCCTCGGGGCCCAGCTCCCGGCTGAAGTCGTTAACATACAGCCCAATGTGCTCGTTCACCACCTCGGGCAGCATCTCCTGAGCATGGGCCAGCATGAACTCTTGAGAGGCTTGGGGCCGTGCCTGAGCGTGGGCCACGCTGGCACTCAGTATATCCTGTAACTCCCGCGCCGCCTCGCGGCCCAGGTCCCGGCGGGCGGCGATGCAGCCCAGGGGAATGGGCAGCCCGCTGATCTCTTCCCACCAGGCCCCCAGATCCAGCGGGGCCAGCAGGCCGTAGCCTTCGAAGGTGAAGCGCCCCTCGTGGATTATGAGGCCCGCTTCGAAGCGCCTCTCGGCCACGGCAGGCATGATCTGGTCGAAGACCAGGGCCTCGGCCAGTGGCGCCCGGCCCAGGTACAAGCTGAGCAGCATGAAGGCGGTGGTGTTGAAGCCGGGCACGGCCACGGTCGCCTCGGCCAGCCGCTCCAGGTCGAAGCCCGGGCGGCACACCACCAGGGGGCCGCAGCCCCGGCCCAGGGCGGCTCCGGCGGTTAGCAGGCCGTAGCGATCCAGGCAGCGCCCCAAGGCCGGGAAACTGAGCTTGGTCATCTCCAACTCACCGGCCAGGGCCAGGCGGTTGAGCTCCTCCACGTCGGCCATGTGCGGGCGAAGCCGCCAGCCGCGGGTATCCACCAGGCCGTGCAGGGCCGCGTGAAAGGCAAAGGTGTCGTTGGGGCACGGCGAAAGCCCGAAGCCGATCTCGCGGGGATTCACGAGCTCTACCCCAAGGCCAACAGGGCCCGCTGGGCCGCCTCGGCCCCGGCGGCCAGGTCCAGTTCGCGCAGCCCGGCGGGGTTGCTGACTCCCCTCAGGGCCGCGAAGGGCTTGGCGTACCAGCGGGCCACCAGGCCCACCGCCGCGCCTTCCATCTCTTCCATGATGGCCCCCCAGCGCCGTCCCACCGCCAGGGCCGTGGCCGCGTCGCCGCTGATGCGCCCCACCGTGGCCATGGGGCCTTGGGCTATGCCGGGGTTGGCCCGCCGGATAAGCTCGTTCAGGCCGAGGTCGCAGGGGATGCGGTTGTAGACCGGCAAGCCCGTGCTGCGCCCGGCCAGGGCGATGTCCACCTCGTCCAGGCCCGCCAGGCCCCCGGCGCTTTGCACCCCCATGTCGGCCAGCACCACCTCGCTGGCCAGGGCCGCCTGGCCGATTCGCAGGCCGCTGCCCTCAAAGGCCCCGGCGCAGCCCAGGTTGAACACCGCCTCGATGCCGGGTTCGGCCTCCAGGGCCGCGGTGACGGCCTGGGCCGCGTTCACCTGGCCGATGCCGGTGAGCAGCAACAGGGTATCGCGCCCGGCCAACGAGCCGCGCCAACAGGGGCGGCGGCCGATATCGCCGGCGACTTGCCAGCGGGTGGTCAACAGGCGGGCCTCCGGGGCCATGGCGACGGTTATCAACCACAAACTCATGATTCAGCCCCCAATCCCCGGCGCAGCGTGTCCACCAGACCGGCGGCCAGCTGCGCCGCATGGGCCGCGTCGGCGTCCTTGAGGCACAGGCCGGTGTCCATGTGCTCCATCACCGAAGCAATCAAAAAGCGCTCCAAGGTGGCGTCCACCACCAGAGCGGCCATTTCCAAATCCAGGTCCGCCCGCAATTGGCCGTCGGCTACCCCGTCGGTCAGCAGGTCCATGATGTAGTCGTGGCTGAACAGGCGGATGGAGGCCAGCAGGCGCCCCCGGAAGGGCACGTCGCCCTCGAACATCACCCGAAGGTAAAACTGGAACAAGCGGGGGTTGGCCGCGATCATCTCCAGGCCCGCCAGCAGGCTGATCTCCAGGCGGGTGAACACGTCCTGGCCCTTGGTGTCCTCGCGCACCCGGCGCAAATGGCGCTTCACCCGCTCCACCGAAAAATCGAACACCTGGGAGAACAAGCCGGGCTTGTCGCGGAAGTATTTGAAGATGCTGCCCTTGGCTATGCCCAGGCGGCTCACCAGGCGGTTGAGCGAGGCCCGGGCGTAGCCCTTGGCCGCGAACTCGCTCAGGGCTTCGTCCAGGATGCGCTCTTGCTTGTCGGAAGGCAGGTTGTTGAAGGTGCTGCTGGGCGGCATGGCCTGGCCTAGTTGGCGGCGGCCAGCAAGGAGTCCAGCACCGCGTTGATGAATCCCGGCGAGTCCTCCGCGCCGTAGCGCTTGGCCAACTCCACCGCCTCGTTGATGGCCACCTTGGGCGGTACCGAGCCGCCGCTGAAGAGCATCTCGTAGCAGGCCAGACGCAGGATGTTGCGGTCCACCCGCGACATCCGCTCTACCCGCCAACTGCGGCTGGCCTCGGCCAGGGCCTGGTCTATCGCGGCGGCGTGCTCCGCGATGCCGTTGACCAGTTCCTGGGCATAGACCCACAGCCGTTTGGGCGCGGCAAAGTTGTCCGCGAAGCTGTCCAGGGCCTCCTGGGCGGTGGCGTCACCGTGCTCCATTTGATAGAGCACCTTGAGGGCCAGCTCGCGGCTTTTACGGCGTTCGCCCACTCTAAAGATTCTTGAACAGGTCGACCATTTCCATGGCGGCCATGGCGGCGTCGGCGCCCTTGTTGCCGGCCTTGGTGCCGGCCCGCTCGATGGCCTGCTCGATGCTGTCGGTGGTGAGCACCCCGAAAATAACCGGCACCCCGGTCTCCAGGCCGGCCTGGGCCACGCCCTTGGACACCTCGGCGGCCACGTAGTCGAAGTGGGCCGTGGCGCCCCGGATCACCGCCCCCAGGGTGATGACCGCGTCGTATTTGCCGCCGGCCGCCAGCTTGCGGGCCACCAGGGGAATTTCAAAGGAGCCGGGCACCCACACCACCGTGAGGTTCTGGTCCGCCGCGCCGTGGCGCTTGAGCGTGTCCAGGGCTCCCTCCACCAGCTTTGAGGTGATGAAGTCGTTGAAGCGGCCGGCCACCAGGGCCACCTTGATTCCTTGGGCCTTTAAGGACCCCTCGATTACCTTGGCCATATCACCCCCTATCGGCCGCTTTGGCGGCCTGTTTGAGCAGATGCCCCATTTTGGTGCACTTGGTGCGCAGGTAGACTTCGTTATCGGCGCAGGGCGGAATCTCCAAGGGAACCCGCTCCACCACCGAAAGCCCGTAGCCGTCCAGACCCACCATTTTTTTGGGGTTGTTGGTCATAAGACGCATCTGGCGGACCCCCAGGTCGGCCAATATCTGAGCCCCGATGCCGTAGTCGCGCAGGTCGGCCGGGAAGCCCAGGCGCTCGTTGGCCTCCACCGTGTCGGCCCCGTGGTCCTGCAGCTCGTAGGCCCTCAGCTTGTTTACCAAGCCTATGCCCCGGCCCTCCTGGCTCATGTACAAGAGCACGCCAGAGCCCTCGGCCTCGATCTTGCCCAAGGCCTCGGCCAACTGGTCGCCGCAGTCGCAGCGGCGCGAATGGAACACGTCGCCGGTGAGGCACTGGGAGTGCACCCGGACCAGCACCGGTTTTTCCGGATCGATCTCGCCCTTGACCAGGGCCACGTGCTCCAGGTTGTCCACGTCGTTGGTATAACCCATGGCCGTGAACTCGCCAAAGTCGGTGGGCAGGCGCACCTGGGCCTGGCGGTGCACGAAAGACTCATGGCCCATGCGATAGGAAACCAGGTCGGCCACGGTCACGATCTTGAGCCCGTGTTGCTCCGCGAAGACCTCCAGGTCGGGCATGCGGGCCATGGTGCCGTCGTCTTTCATGATCTCGCAGATCACCCCGGCCGGGGTGAGCCCGGCCAGGCGGGCCAGGTCCACCGAGCCCTCGGTCTGCCCGGTGCGCACCAACACCCCGCCCCGGCGGGCCCGGAGCGGAAACACGTGGCCGGGGCTGACCAGGTCGTCGGGACCGGAGGACGGGTCCACCGCCGTGCGGATGGTGTGGGAGCGGTCGTGGGCGCTGATGCCGGTGGTCACTCCCTTGCTGGCCTCGATGGATACGGTAAAGGCGGTCTCAAAGGGAGACTTGTTGTCGCGCACCATGGGGGTGAGGCCCAGGCGATCCGCCTGGTCGGGGATGAGGCTTAGGCAGATGAGACCCCGGCCATGGGTGGCCATGAAGTTGATGGCCTCGGGGGTCACCATCTCCGCGGCCATGGTCAGGTCGCCTTCGTTCTCACGGTCCTCGTCATCCACCAGGATGACCATCTTACCGTTGCGAATATCCTCGATGGCCTCTTCTATGCTGGCCACGGGCATGATGTCTTCTCTCCGGCCGCCGCCTTGTCAAAGAGGGCCCGGCTCCGGCGGCGGCGCAGGCTGGGCCCTAAAGGTGCAATTCGAATTTCTGCTCGACGATGCGTCCGCCCCATTGCTGCACCTCGTGCTCTTCGGCCAAGGTGAAACCAGCGTCTTCATACAGGCGCCGGGCCGCATCCAGCCCGGCGAAGGTCCACAAAAAGACCTTGCGATGCCCCGCCTGGCGGGCGAACTCCAGGCAGCGACTTAAAAGCTTACGCCCCAGGCCCCGGCCGTGCCATCCCGGGTCCACGATGAACCAGCGAAGCCTGGCCCCCTCATCAAAGGAGCCGTCCAGGGCCACGCAGCCGGCCAGGCGGTCATCGTCCTTGGCTGCCAGGAACAAGTCGCGGGCCGGATCGGCCCGCTCCATAAACTCGGCCAATTCGCGGCCCACCTGGGCCTCGAACGATAGATCCAGGCTCCAGTATCGGGCGTAGTAGGTGGCGTGCAGCCGGGTTACCTCGCCGATCGCACCAGGGAAATACCCAACCAGCTCCGTCCCCTGCTCCAACCGCTTTCTCCGCCGTCCCGCCCCGGCTACCAGCCCATGCGCTTGAGGTCTTCCATGCTCAGGCCCTTGGAGGCCCCGGGGCCGTCCTCATCGCGATTAAGTAGCCTTGCCACGTACTTGCCTATGAGGTCGGTCTCAATATTAACAGAATCGCCTTGCTTGGCAAGGTGAAGGGTGGTGGCGGTCATGGTGTGGGGAATAATATTCAGGCTGAAGCTTTCGCTCCCCACCTGGTTGACCGTGAGGCTGATGCCGTTCAGGGCCACCGAGCCCTTTTCCACCACAAAACGCAGGTGCTCGGGCGGGATGCCCACCTCGATGCGGGTGGAGCCGCCCACCTGTTCCAGCTTTTGCAACGTGCCCACGCAATCCACGTGCCCGGTGACCAGATGGCCCCCCAGGCGATCGCCCAACTGCATGGCCCGTTCCAGATTCACCCTGTCGCCCAGCCGGAGGCCTCCCAGGGTGGTGCGCGAGAGCGTCTCGGCCGACACGTCCACCGCGAACCCGTCGGCGCCGATGCGGGTCACCGTGAGGCAGGCCCCGTTTACCGCGATGGACTCACCCAGCACGGTCTGCTCCGCTGGCCAGGGCGCGCTGATGCTCAGCACGCTGTCCGGGCCCTGGGGGGTGATGCGCCCCACCCGGCCCAGGCCTTCCACCAGTCCGGTGAACATAAGCTCCTACTCGCTATTCCGGCTCGCGCCTAGTCCCGCCGGGGCTGCCACAGGCCAAACAGCGCTCCCTGGGGATCCTTGATCACGGCGAACCAGCCCATGCCCGGAACGGAGGTCTTGTGTTTGAGGATGGTGCCGCCCAGGCGCTCCACCTTGTCGCACACGGACGATAGCTCCTTGACCTCCACAAAGGGGGTCCAGGCGGTGGGAGTGTGAGGATTGGTCTTGGCCATCATGCCGCCTTCGGCATCTCCGCCGGTATTGATGAAGTAGTAAGGAATGCTGGATTCCTCAAAAGACTTCATCTTCCAATCGAAAATCTCGCTGTAAAATTCCTTGGCGCCATCCAGGTCGTCGGTGTTCAACTCCACCCAGCGGAAAGGGTTGCCCATTTCAACGCTCCTTTACAAAAATTTCTCTGTAATGATGCCTAAGCTTGGATGATGGACCACAGCATAACATCATCGCCGAAACGCCGCACCATGGGGCGGCTCAAAGGCCAGGCCTTATCCATGCGCTCCAGGCCGGGCCCGCCCACCATGGAGGGAGCGGCGGCCCCGCCCACCAGCTTGGGCGCGTAAAAATACATGACCTCGTTGACCAGCCCGCCCTCCAGCAGGGACCAGGCCAGACCGGCCCCTCCCTCGGCCAGCAGGCTGGTGATGCCCCGCCCTCCCAGCTCGCCCAGGAGCGCGCTCAGATCCACCCGTCCCGCGGCGTCCGGGGGCAGGCGCAAAACCTGGGCTCCGGCGTCGCTCAGGGCCTGGGCCCTCTCCAGGGGCGCGCCGTCCAGGCAGGCCACCAGGCAGCCCGGCGCCTGGGCCGGGTCCAGCACCCGGGCCGTTACCGGCAGGCGCAAACGGCTGTCCACCACCACCCGCAAGGGGTTGGACCGGCCCGCCAGGCGGCAGGTCAGCTGGGGGTCGTCGGCCAGCGCGGTGCCAGAGCCCACCATGATGGCGTCCACCCAGCCCCGCAGCCGGTGCACGAAGCGGCGGCTGGCGCCCCCGGTGACCCAGCGGCTGTGCCCGGTGGCGCTGGCGGTCTTGCCGTCCATGGTGGCCGCGGTCTTGAGGATCACGTGGGGCCGTCCGGTGGTGACGTGGGTCATAAAAAAGCGGTGCTCCCAGGCGCAGGCCGCCTCCAACACCCCCGGCGTCACGTCCAACCCCTGTTCAGCCAAAAAACTTCCCCCGCCTCCGGCCACCCGGGGGTTGGGGTCGGAAGCCCCGTACACCACCCGCGCGATGCCCGCGGCCAGGATGCCCTGGGTGCAGGGCGGGGTGCGCCCGGCGTGGTGGCAGGGCTCCAGGGTGACGTAGATGGTGGCTCCCCGGGCCAGCTCCCCGGCTTGCTTGAGGGCGTGCACCTCGGCGTGGGGCTCCCCGGCCTTGGCGTGCCAGCCTTGGCCCACCACCCGGCCCCGGGCCACCACCACCGCGCCCACCGCCGGGTTGGGCGAGCTGCGGCCCAGACCCCGGCGGGTCAGGGCCAGGGCCCGGCGCATGAAATGGATGTCCTGGGGTTCTGGGGGACGGATAGCCATCGGCGGCCCGGTCAGTTTTCCTCGCGCTGGGCCACCAGCTTCTTAACCTCGCGCATCAGCTCGTCCACGTCGCGGAACTCGCGGTACACGCTGGCAAAGCGCACGTAGGCCACGTCGTCCAGCTCCTTGAGCAGGTTCATTACCGCTTCGCCCAGCTCGCGCACCGGGATCTCGCGCAGATTGCGCTCCTGAAAGCTGGTCTCCAGGTTGTCCAGGAAAGCATCGACCTTTTCAATGGACACCGGACGCTTGTGCAGGGCTTTGAGGACGCCCGTCTTGAGCTTGGCCCGGTCGAAGACCTCACGGCTGCCGTCCTTCTTGACGACATAGGTCTCCATCTCCTCCACCCGCTCATAGGTGGTGAAGCGCTGGTCGCAGTCCAGACACTGGCGGCGGCGGCGGATCACCGAGGCGTCTTTGCTCACCCTCGAATCCACCACCTTGTTATCCAACTTGCCGCAGAACGGGCACCTCATGAGTTTTCTCCCTGTTTGCGGCCCGACAGGCCGTATTCCCCCTCCAGGGCCACGGGCGCCACCAGGCCCATGCGGGCGGCTTGATTCTCTTCGTCGATCCAGTCCTGGGGATCCAGGGCGGTGATTTCGGCATCCCGCGGATGCACCACCACCTTGTCGATGCCGGCGTTGATTATGACCCGGCGGCACAGCAGACAAGGCTCGGGATTCTCGGTGGGCAGTCCGTCGTCCATCTCCACTCCGGACAAATACAAGGTGGCCCCCAGGGTCTGGGAGCGCGAGGCGTGGATCACCGCGTTCATCTCGGCGTGCACCGAGCGGCACAGTTCGTAGCGCTGGCCCGAGGGGATGTTGAGCTCCTGGCGCAGGCAACGGCCCAGATCCACGCAGTTGGCCACCCCCCGGGGAGCCCCGGCGTAGCCGGTGGATACGATCTGGTCGTCCTTGACGATCACCGCGCCGTACTTGCGCCGCAGGCAGGTGCCCCGGCGGCTTACTTCGCGGGCGATTTCCAGGTAGTAGGCGTCTTTGCTAGGTCTGGCTTTCAACTGAAGCGGCCTTCCAGGGGCGAAACGCCTCGGCCCGGGCCGCCATCGCCGTCCCGCCTCCAGCCTAGGGCTGGTAGGTCTTGAACAACACGCTGGCGTTGGTGCCGCCGAAGCCGAAGGAATTGCTCAGTACGGTGTTAATCTTGCCTTCCCGAGCCTGGTTGGGCACGTAGTCCAGGTCGCACTCGGGATCGGGGTTCTCATAATTGACCGTGGGCGGCATGATCTGGTCGCGCAGGGCCAGGACGGCGATGGCCGCCTCCACCCCGCCGGTGGCGCCCAACATGTGTCCCAGCATGCTCTTGGTGCTGCTTATGGCCACCTTGTAGGCGTAGTCCCCGAAGAGAATCTTGATGGCCTTGGTCTCGGTGGCGTCGTTGAGATCGGTGGAAGTTCCGTGGGCGTTGATGTAGTCCACGTCCTCGGGAGCCACTCCCGCGTCGTCCAGGGCCATCTTCATGCAGCGCACGAAGCCCATGGCGCTGGGGTCGGGAGCGGTCATGTGGTAGGCGTCGGCGCTGAGGCCGTACCCCACCAGCTCGGCCAGGATGTTGGCCCCACGCGCCTTGGCGCTCTCCAGGTCTTCCAATACCAGCACGCCCGACCCCTCGGACATGATGAAGCCGTCGCGCTGGGCGTCGAAGGGGCGGCTGGCCCTGGTGGGCTCGTTGTTGCGGGTGCTGAGCGCCCGGGCGGCCCCGAAACCGGCCAGGGTGGTGGCGGTGCACACCACCTCTGCGCCACCGCAGACCATGATGTCGGCCACGCCCCGCTGGATCATCTTCATGGCCTCGCCCACCGCGTGGGTTCCGGCGGCGCAGGCGGTGCACACGCAGGTGTTGGGTCCCTTGAGGTTGTGGATCATGGACACTTCGCCGGGGGCCATGTTGCCGATGAGCTTGGGGATGAAGAAGGGGCTCACCCGGTTGAAGCCCTGGTGCTCGGTCATGCGGATGGTTTCTTCCAGGGTGACCAGGCCTCCCAGCCCCACTCCCAAGACACATCCCGCCCTGGGAGACCTTTCCTCGTCCAGGACCTCGGGCATCCCGGCCATGGCCCAGGCCATGCGCGCGGCGCCGATGGCGAAATGGATGAAGGGATCGAGCCGACGTATCTTCTTCTTGGGCACCCATTCTTCCGGGTCGAAGTCGTGGACTTCGCCGGCTATCTGGGTCTTGAAAGAAGACGCATCGAAGCGGGTGATGGGACCAATGCCGCTCTTGCCGGCCTTGAGCCCTTCCCAACTCTTTTCCACGCCGGTGCCCAAGGGAGTCACCAGCCCCAATCCAGTTACCACGACCCTACGCTGCACGGCCTCTCCTTAACCGCCCAGAGGCAAACGTATAACCGCGCCTGAGCCGGCAGGTCCGGGCGCGGCCAAAACTCGCCACCGGACGCTATTGCTTAAGCTGCTCGATGTAGTTCCAAGCGTCCTGGACGGTCTTGATCTTCTCGGCGTCCTCGTCGGCGATGGACACGTCAAAGGCCTCTTCCATGGCCATAATCATTTCCACCAGGTCCAGAGAATCGGCGCCCAGGTCGTCGACAAAGGAAGCCTCGGGCACGACGTCCTCGGGGGCCACGGAAAGCTGCTCGCAGATTATCTCTTTGACTTTTGCCTTGATGTCGTCCATGGAAATTATTCTCCCAAATTTACCCGGGCCCTTGGGCCCGCCTTGACATATTCGCTCTGCCTAGCGCAAGCGTCATTGTCGATTTTATAAAATCCGCCCAGGGGGCGGCCTTACATATACAGCCCGCCGTTGATGGAAAGCACCTGCCCGGTGAGGTAGCGCGCCTCGTGCGAACACAGGAAAGCCACCACGTCGGCTACGTCCTCGGGCTGGCCGGGACGGCCGAGGGGAATCATGCTCTTCATTACCTCGGCCACCTTTTCGGGGATGGTCTTGGTCATCTCGGTCTCGATGAAGCCCGGGGCCACGGCGTTGACCCGCACGCCCCTGGGGGCCAGCTCCTTGGCCGCGGTCTTGGTCATGGCGATGACCCCGGCCTTGGAGGCGGCGTAGTTGACCTGGCCGGCATTGCCGATCTGGCCGG contains:
- the lnt gene encoding apolipoprotein N-acyltransferase, producing MPLLASWRPGWGAALTAFLAGGLLALAFPPLNWWPLCLLGVAPFILLARRLSPRRALIAGWLGGMALFAGLMYWILVVMTQYGGLNWALAGVALFFFAFYLGCYLGIFCCVVSFLNREGIRPLLAAPLVWAGLEWVRSWAVTGVPWLPLAMGLDGSLPLMQSAELWSTNGLCLLVVLVNALVAEAVVFPREAAPAWRQGSALAAALVLVAGGWWWGQARLTQVRAASQAAPTLAVSVVQGDVSLPMLWQRALRPVVIERHVKATQRAAATEKRRPWLVVWPESAAPFYFMRDARPSQPVLELANQLDAYIMLGSLGAVEVDGKYKVSNRAWLVKPTGDAAEYYDKVHLVPFGEYVPWSQILFFVRAVAQIGDDFAVGRPGKVLNMGPVALGPLICYESIFPELARDMRLAGARLLVNQTNDAWFGRTSAPYEHMAHLRFRAVENRLACARAANTGVSGFVLPSGEIIKATGLFTPAVASADLPLMNEDTFYLRHGEIVGPGALGVTVLLIFWALWRERKREV
- a CDS encoding hemolysin family protein; its protein translation is MTPTNTSEDLEREIHGLVDEGEAKGLITANEGRMIEAVLDLDETTTGQIMVPRTEMATVSSTASLEEVVQVIVESGHSRLPITGEDLDNIVGVVHAKDLLPHWGKNGRDVDVTAMCRPPFFVPESKPVDQLFSDFKRKRAHLAIVVDEYGGTAGIVTIEDVLEEIVGEIIDEYDQEEPQIMEQADSSILVDARLEVEKLAEYLDMELPEELPEGRFETVGGFITTLLGRVPRAQEEVTYGPLRMVVVGADERRVTEVQIFSGSQPASPNHGD
- a CDS encoding 1,4-dihydroxy-6-naphthoate synthase, which gives rise to MNPREIGFGLSPCPNDTFAFHAALHGLVDTRGWRLRPHMADVEELNRLALAGELEMTKLSFPALGRCLDRYGLLTAGAALGRGCGPLVVCRPGFDLERLAEATVAVPGFNTTAFMLLSLYLGRAPLAEALVFDQIMPAVAERRFEAGLIIHEGRFTFEGYGLLAPLDLGAWWEEISGLPIPLGCIAARRDLGREAARELQDILSASVAHAQARPQASQEFMLAHAQEMLPEVVNEHIGLYVNDFSRELGPEGLAAVEELLARGREIGLLPQGGYSLLAG
- the mqnB gene encoding futalosine hydrolase, coding for MSLWLITVAMAPEARLLTTRWQVAGDIGRRPCWRGSLAGRDTLLLLTGIGQVNAAQAVTAALEAEPGIEAVFNLGCAGAFEGSGLRIGQAALASEVVLADMGVQSAGGLAGLDEVDIALAGRSTGLPVYNRIPCDLGLNELIRRANPGIAQGPMATVGRISGDAATALAVGRRWGAIMEEMEGAAVGLVARWYAKPFAALRGVSNPAGLRELDLAAGAEAAQRALLALG
- a CDS encoding TetR/AcrR family transcriptional regulator, yielding MPPSSTFNNLPSDKQERILDEALSEFAAKGYARASLNRLVSRLGIAKGSIFKYFRDKPGLFSQVFDFSVERVKRHLRRVREDTKGQDVFTRLEISLLAGLEMIAANPRLFQFYLRVMFEGDVPFRGRLLASIRLFSHDYIMDLLTDGVADGQLRADLDLEMAALVVDATLERFLIASVMEHMDTGLCLKDADAAHAAQLAAGLVDTLRRGLGAES
- the nusB gene encoding transcription antitermination factor NusB, with protein sequence MGERRKSRELALKVLYQMEHGDATAQEALDSFADNFAAPKRLWVYAQELVNGIAEHAAAIDQALAEASRSWRVERMSRVDRNILRLACYEMLFSGGSVPPKVAINEAVELAKRYGAEDSPGFINAVLDSLLAAAN
- the ribH gene encoding 6,7-dimethyl-8-ribityllumazine synthase, translating into MAKVIEGSLKAQGIKVALVAGRFNDFITSKLVEGALDTLKRHGAADQNLTVVWVPGSFEIPLVARKLAAGGKYDAVITLGAVIRGATAHFDYVAAEVSKGVAQAGLETGVPVIFGVLTTDSIEQAIERAGTKAGNKGADAAMAAMEMVDLFKNL
- a CDS encoding bifunctional 3,4-dihydroxy-2-butanone-4-phosphate synthase/GTP cyclohydrolase II codes for the protein MPVASIEEAIEDIRNGKMVILVDDEDRENEGDLTMAAEMVTPEAINFMATHGRGLICLSLIPDQADRLGLTPMVRDNKSPFETAFTVSIEASKGVTTGISAHDRSHTIRTAVDPSSGPDDLVSPGHVFPLRARRGGVLVRTGQTEGSVDLARLAGLTPAGVICEIMKDDGTMARMPDLEVFAEQHGLKIVTVADLVSYRMGHESFVHRQAQVRLPTDFGEFTAMGYTNDVDNLEHVALVKGEIDPEKPVLVRVHSQCLTGDVFHSRRCDCGDQLAEALGKIEAEGSGVLLYMSQEGRGIGLVNKLRAYELQDHGADTVEANERLGFPADLRDYGIGAQILADLGVRQMRLMTNNPKKMVGLDGYGLSVVERVPLEIPPCADNEVYLRTKCTKMGHLLKQAAKAADRG
- a CDS encoding GNAT family N-acetyltransferase — its product is MEQGTELVGYFPGAIGEVTRLHATYYARYWSLDLSFEAQVGRELAEFMERADPARDLFLAAKDDDRLAGCVALDGSFDEGARLRWFIVDPGWHGRGLGRKLLSRCLEFARQAGHRKVFLWTFAGLDAARRLYEDAGFTLAEEHEVQQWGGRIVEQKFELHL
- a CDS encoding riboflavin synthase, which gives rise to MFTGLVEGLGRVGRITPQGPDSVLSISAPWPAEQTVLGESIAVNGACLTVTRIGADGFAVDVSAETLSRTTLGGLRLGDRVNLERAMQLGDRLGGHLVTGHVDCVGTLQKLEQVGGSTRIEVGIPPEHLRFVVEKGSVALNGISLTVNQVGSESFSLNIIPHTMTATTLHLAKQGDSVNIETDLIGKYVARLLNRDEDGPGASKGLSMEDLKRMGW
- a CDS encoding VOC family protein, encoding MGNPFRWVELNTDDLDGAKEFYSEIFDWKMKSFEESSIPYYFINTGGDAEGGMMAKTNPHTPTAWTPFVEVKELSSVCDKVERLGGTILKHKTSVPGMGWFAVIKDPQGALFGLWQPRRD